The following are from one region of the Carassius auratus strain Wakin unplaced genomic scaffold, ASM336829v1 scaf_tig00215130, whole genome shotgun sequence genome:
- the LOC113093755 gene encoding piggyBac transposable element-derived protein 2-like — protein MSIFGLPGCRMYWQSATRIDCVANTMALHRWEAIKRNLHFSDNLKQAPIGEPAYDKLYKVRPLLTSLLEQFQAIPIDENLCVDEQIVPFKGKHPMKQYNPKKPKRWGYKVFVLADSSGMVYNFEVYTGCICPCNGQPDIGASGNIVLTLSSIIPDNISHKLYFDNWFSSVDLQMLLEKRKIHCTGTVRTNRLAGCCLPTDQDMKRKGRGAFEEKETIYNGVTLRAVKWHDNRAVTLLSTFASANPATTVTRWDKKKKTTVQVKCPSIVTKYNKSMGGVDLLDSLIALYRTKIRSKKWYHRVVFHMFDFAVVEAWLLYRRDSRDCGIPPKDVSSLAKFKAEVAGCLCMEKKTLKRRGRPSQHTEEEQPEKRPKTPVEPRPSTLVRIDQTGHWPVWVERKGRCKYPGCSGIVKVQCSKCVTYLCFSVERNCFLNFHKQ, from the coding sequence ATGTCAATCTTCGGACTTCCAGGATGCCGAATGTACTGGCAGTCAGCAACAAGGATCGACTGTGTTGCAAACACCATGGCCTTGCATCGCTGGGAGGCTATCAAACGCAATCTACACTTTTCTGACAACTTAAAGCAAGCTCCTATTGGAGAACCAGCTTATGACAAGCTGTATAAGGTGCGCCCACTGCTGACATCCCTCTTGGAGCAGTTCCAAGCAATCCCAATTGATGAAAATCTTTGTGTGGACGAACAAATTGTGCCATTCAAGGGGAAACACCCCATGAAACAGTACAATCCCAAGAAGCCAAAACGCTGGGGATATAAAGTCTTTGTTCTTGCTGATAGCAGTGGCATGGTCTACAACTTTGAGGTGTACACTGGGTGTATCTGTCCTTGCAACGGGCAGCCTGACATAGGCGCTAGTGGTAACATAGTGCTTACCCTTTCAAGCATCATTCCAGACAACATCTCTCACAAGTTGTACTTCGACAACTGGTTCTCCAGTGTTGACCTGCAGATGCTGTTGGAAAAGAGGAAGATCCACTGCACTGGCACAGTCAGAACCAATCGTCTGGCTGGATGCTGTCTCCCAACAGATCAAGACATGAAAAGGAAAGGAAGGGGGGCTTTTGAGGAAAAGGAGACCATTTATAATGGGGTTACCCTTAGGGCTGTGAAGTGGCATGATAATCGAGCAGTCACTCTCCTCTCCACCTTTGCCTCAGCAAATCCAGCAACCACTGTGACAAGATGggacaaaaaaaagaagacaacagTCCAGGTGAAATGCCCAAGCATTGTCACCAAGTACAACAAAAGTATGGGAGGAGTTGATCTACTAGACTCCCTCATTGCCCTCTACAGAACAAAGATTCGATCCAAAAAGTGGTATCACCGAGTGGTCTTCCACATGTTTGATTTTGCTGTTGTTGAGGCCTGGCTCCTCTACCGGAGAGACAGCAGAGACTGTGGCATCCCCCCAAAAGATGTGAGCAGCCTTGCAAAATTCAAAGCTGAAGTTGCAGGATGTCTCTGTATGGAGAAGAAGACCTTGAAGAGAAGAGGGAGACCATCACAGCACACTGAGGAAGAACAGCCTGAGAAGCGTCCAAAAACCCCTGTAGAACCACGACCATCAACGCTGGTTCGCATTGATCAGACCGGTCATTGGCCTGTTTGGGTTGAAAGAAAGGGGAGATGCAAATACCCAGGTTGTTCAGGCATTGTAAAAGTGCAGTGCTCAAAATGTGTTACCTACCTGTGTTTTTCTGTTGAGAGGAATTGCTTCCTCAACTTTCACAAGCAATGA